From the Manis pentadactyla isolate mManPen7 chromosome 6, mManPen7.hap1, whole genome shotgun sequence genome, the window TTGAGGTGCCCCATTGGCTGTGCCTTATAGATTTCATCATCTGGGCCCAGACAGCAGCAGGTCACAGAGCCCTGTGGCAGGAGAGCTGCACTCACCCTGGTACTAGCCAAGACACACAAGGAAAAGCCAGGTGCCTTCCCTGGGCTGTTCTCCACTCTCCCCACAGGCAGTGCAGCAGCTTTGAGGGATTATGGACAAAATGTTCAATGCATTCAGCAAAAAATCCAACAATCCACTATTAAGCGTCCACTCCAGGGCCAGAGGCTAGGATGGAAGAAgctggaaggaagagagaaagggaggggcagagaaaggggagctggAGCTGCTGGGTCAGCATTCCTGATCTGGACATTGACTCAGGCCTCAGGAATgccagggaaggagggtgggCAGCCACCAGAGCCAGGCCGGGATCCTGTTGGCACCGGGAGATGTAGGGACAGCACAGACAGAGGGATGGTGGGACTGCAGCTTCTGCACATCCAGACCTACCCCTGGACTATAGGTGGAAACAGGTGTCACCCTGTGCATAAGCCCAGGCCGTGCACCTGTAAGCATACTACACACCTTCAAGGTGATTCTCTCAGCAGTCCACCTGCCCAAAACCATCCCATTCCAGAGGCAGGGATAGACTCCTGGGACTCAGGTGGGGACATCTGGATACACATTTGCCTGTCTGCCAGGACCATCCACAGACCACTTCTCCCCAGCCTTTCAGCTGTCTGCGACTTGCTCTAATTTCAGCACTACCCACAACTGAAGTTTGTACAAGGAAGAAAGCCAAGTTCAACCTTCCTCCATTTCCCTCCTTTGGCACCTGACAGAGGTGAGAGGGTTGCTCAGAGTAGTAACCCAGTGTTCTGAGGGCCCACCTTCTCCCACCCTGTTGCTTCCACAACTCTCCAAGCCACCTCCCTGTGAGCAGGGTCCTCCTAGTTTGTCCTTGGGAGAGCCAGGAGGCAGCCCAGGACCAGGCATCAAGCTCCCCTgcgccccttccctccccaccccgcccccaggCTGCTGGGCTGGAGCAGCTGAACTGGTGGGCcccccctctcctctccactgCCTGACACCCAATCAGAGAGAAAACGATCCGGGGCAGGCAGGGTGCCAGGGGCCGGGCCCAGAATAGCGCGTCCCAGCCAGTATTGCACACTTGCGCTCAGTCGGTCCAGGCCGGCTGCATGGAGCCTGAGCTGGAGCACACGCTGCACAGGGTACTGGGGTCCTGGGGCAGCGAGCTGGGGCAGCTGAGGCCAGAGGATTGAGAGCACACCACCATGTCGTgtgaatgcatgtgtgtgtgtgcatgtggggggtggggtgggggcatggaTTTTCTCTGTGCATATAAGCACATGGCTGTGCATGTATATTCTCTGAGTATGTGGTTCTGTGTGTCTGGGAATGGTTGAGTGTGAGTGCTtctgaataattttctttttcatacttCTGTATTAGTGTTTGTGTATCAGTGTAtgcttatgtgtgtatatatgtaggtgtgtgtttgtggggtGAATGTGTttttgtggggtgtgtgtgtgtgtacatgcactaAGACAAGGGGAACAACCTGTGGCTTGGGAGCCTAGGGCATTTTCCGCACCGCTCAGACATTCTTCTCCCCACAGACCCCATCCTGGAGCAGCCTTGGGGGACTGGAGCATCAAGGTAGGTGGGGCTGCCCCTCCTCGGGGGCCTAGCCTCTCCTCCCAACTGCTGTGTCTCCACATCTCTGGGCCCCCATCTCCCCACTCCACTAGCCTGGCTTTgtcttcctctccttttccttccttgttctctttgttccttcttcctccttgtcttcccctcctccttcctctttcgGAGGCAGAGGGGCAGGGTTGTAGAGTCTGAGACCTGGAGCCTAGTCCTGACCTCATCGCCTACTAGCTGTGTGTGATTTGTGGCAAATTGCTTAACTTCTCCGATCTCAGCTCCCTTGTTAGTAAAATAAGGATAGTAATAATGCCTCCCTTATAAGATTTCTATGAGATTTGAATGAGAAATATGTTGGAGAAAAGCTCTTTGGAATCttgcaaatattaaatattattattaataacatttttaattgattttgttgTGTTACTCCCTATTAACCAAACAGGCCCCATTCCCCCTTCCAGAGGTGAGCTTCCTAGAGCAAGGAGATAGCACTTCCTGGCCATCACCAGCCATGCCCACCAGCCCAGAAAGGAGCCATGGGAAAGAGAGGGCCAAGGCCCCAAGATGGACAAGGCAGGAGGCTGTGGAGGAAAGGGAGCTTCAAGGCCTGGGGGAAGGTGAGGTGAGGGCCAGTTCTGGGGAGATGGGAGCAGGAGCAGTGGGAAGCCCCAGAACCTCCGTCACGCACAGTTGGACCCACCCCTCACCTGTAGCCTCAGTCTCCCCGCATGGGAGAGGGCACCTGCATCGCAGAGCCAAGGGCAAGCCTGGCCAGCTCAGGATAGAGCCACTGTCTTGTGGGGCTCTCTGAGACTCAGCATTCTCACCTGCCAAGTGGGGGCCACAGCATCCAGGTTTCCCAAGGCTGCTGTGAGGATGCCCTGAGCCGGCAGATGAGGAAGTGCCTTGGAAGATGGAGTTACCATCTTCTCCCCCCGAACAAGTCCCCAGACCAGACCAGCTGCTGAGTCCACCGGGCTGGGAGCCACGTTCCCTGAGGCCATACCCTTGTCCCATGAAGCTCCCTTAGCCGGGGTGGGCATCCCACCAATAGAGTGGGATATCCTCCCCTGCCTGTGCAGCCTCAGCCACCAGCCCCAGCACAGACGATCTGGAGCTGGGCCTAAAGCTCCCAGGCACAGGAGCCTGGGGGTGTGAGCTCGGCCTTGTGGAAGAGAAGCCTGCCCCGTGCCCGTGCCCATCCCCGCAGGCCCTGTTTCCCAGGCTGGGCTGGGATGACGAGCTGCAGAAGCCAGGGGCCCAGGTCTACATGCACTTCATGCAGGAGCACACCTGCTATGATGCCATGGCAACCAGCTCCAAGCTGGTCATCTTCGACACCACGCTGGAGGTGAGGCCACAGCTCTGCCCCACCTCCAACCTCACGGTGCAGCAGCCACCATGCACACCCTCCAGAATGCCCCCCCTCCATGAGGCCCCTTCCAGAACTCCTTCTTAGCACTATGGAGACCAGTGGGAGGAGGGTTCCTACTCTCTGGGAGTACCCCCGAAGtgtcatcccagctctgccacttagtaTCTTAGGATCTTGGGTTGGTCACTTTACCTCTCCCACCGCTAAAATGGTGCCAGGAATGCCTGCTTTGCCTTACTAAGGACTCCTGGGATAACCCAGGATAAGTGGAAGAACTTTGCAAACCCTGAAAAAAGTGGAAGACATTGCAAAGTGGTTTAGGACAAAGAGCAGGGGACTCTTGGAAACAGCAAAATAGGACAAGCTCTGGTCCTTGTGCTTCTAGTAGCTAAGCTACACAGTGCCTGAGTCCACTGCTAACACCACGTAGAGTTGAGCAGCGTTTCCCAGCCATGGTAACGTAACAGCCACAATACACTACAGGCACACCTCCTTTAATTGCACTTTTCTCTGCCATGCTTTGCAGATATGCTTTcttacaaactgaaggtttggAGCAACCCTGAATCCAGCAAGCCTACTGGTGCCATTTCTCCAACAGCATCTGCTCACTTCATATCTCTATGTTACATTttagtaattctcacaatatttcaaactttttcattattattatatttgttatggtgataactgtgatcagtgattatgactcgcTGATTATGACTGAGATGATGGTTAATATTTTTtagcagttatttttaaattaagctatgtactgtttttagacataatgctattgcatacttaatagactacagtagaGCTTAAATCACCTttctatgcactgggaaaccaaacaaCCCTTGCCtcgctttattgcaatattccctttgctgcagtggtctggaaccaaacccacgCTATCTCCGAGCTATGCCTGTATTTGATTCTAGTGGTATGAACCAATATGTTTATTTTAGTAgctttgtatttattttgctatGTATTCGAAAAATACAACCAGCATGTATAGCTAGTATTGCTTAGGATGAGGCCAAAATGAGTCACTGTAaaatttatttagagaaaaatattttgtaaataattatACCTCTAGTACTTAACAGCCAAAACTATACTGTCTGTACACATATGACTTCTGAATGGAAGCACTGAGTACATTTCCCACACTCTGGTGCACCTGGTGAGGGGGTCACCTCAGTGCCTCACCATCAGCTTTATGCAGCCAACAAAGACTATGTCCAGTGTGTGCCATGACATGAGAAAGGCAGGCAAGCTTACGTAAAGAACCCGGGAGAAGGCCCTTGGAAGAATCCTGGTGGGGATAGGGAACCACTGAGGGGCAGTGGGAGACTGACTCACCCATCAACTGTCTCCTGGCCCTCAGATCAAGAAGGCCTTCTTCGCCCTGGTGGCCAATGGCATCCGGGCAGCTCCTCTGTGGGACAGCAAGAAGCAGAGCTTTGTGGGTGAGGAGGGGCGGGGGAGGCAGAACtggtggggaagggaaggagggacctGGCAGGTGATTCTGATATGCCACAGGCTTGGGCGGATGCTTGGAGGGGCCAAGCTGCGGGCTGGCATGGGGGAGTGTCTGGGCCCAGTCTAGGGGCCCCATCTGTGGAATAGCTGTGACCGGCTGAGCCCTCCAGCTCTACCACCCCATGGTCCCACGTCACAGGTGCtaagcagaaaaagacaaaagggaaaggaagaaattagGAGACTCAgaaaggcaggggagggagggagaaattacAGGGGATGCGTGAAAGGGAGAACCCCGTTCCTCTGGCATGGCAAAGGCTGCCCTCCTCTCTGTCACAGTTCCCACTGTTGTCCCAGTACTAGGACTCTggcggggtgggggaggagggcctGCCCCCCAACCTGCCCCCCACCGCAAGGCCCAGGCTGACCTCCTATACCTCTACCCCGCCCCACCATGCAGGGATGCTGACCATCACAGACTTCATCTTGGTGCTGCATCGCTATTACAGGTCCCCCCTGGTAAGGAGTGGGCTGGGAGTCTGGGGGCACCCATCTGGACTGGGGCAGAGGGAGTTCAGGCAGCCTGATGACCAGTGGGCCCACATCTGACTTCTGGAGTCCTGTTGATGTCTCTAGGTCCAGATCTATGAGATTGAAGAACATAAGATTGAGACCTGGAGGGGTGAGTGGTCAGAGGGTCCTGGGAAGGGGCTGAGGGTGTGTGGGTGAGTGGGGGGCCAAGGACCTGAGGCAGAGGATAGGCAGTGGAGGTTTCCTGGAGGGAGCaggggaagggaaaaagaaagggtgctGGGGAGTCCAGGGGCCTGGGCAGGGCACAGTCTGGGCACTGCCGGGTGAGGTAGGGTGCCCAACTCCCCCAGCCTGACTCGGATCTTCCTGCAGAGATCTACCTCCAAGGCTGCTTCAAGCCCCTGGTCTCCATCTCCCCCAACAACAGGtagcagccccagccacccacctgAGTCTCCTTGCCCTGAGCAGTACCCCTTTCCCCAGCTCCCCGGTTCTGAACTCAACAGTTCACCCTCTGTGGCAGCTAAGGCCACCTCTCCCCCTTTCTGGGGGCTGGGATGCAGCATCTCTCCAAGGCTGCCCCGGGCTCACGGCTCCCACCTTCACAGCCTGTTCGAAGCCGTCTACAGCCTCATCAAGAACCGGATCCACCGCCTGCCAGTCCTGGACCCGGTCTCAGGAGCTGTGCTTCACATCCTGACCCACAAGCGGCTGCTCAAGTTCCTACACATCTTTGTGAGCCCTGGCACAGCCCAGGAGGCGACCTGAGGGGCTGAGCAGACTTCAGCCCtaagggctggggagggagcagcTGGGAGCCTCTGGGACTGGTCCACCCTGATCCCCACCTGTCCCTAATCCAACCAGGGTGCCCTGCTGCCCcagccctccttcctctcccgCACCATCCAAGATTTGGGCATCGGCACATTCCGAGACTTGGCCGTGGTGCTGGACACGGCACCCATCCTGACCGCACTGGACATCTTTGTGGACCGGCGCGTGTCTGCGCTGCCTGTGATCAACGAAGCCGGTACCTAAACCCAGGACGGGGGCTCTGACTGGGGAGGGGTTGAGTGGCAGGGGTCCACCCAGCATCAGCTCAGGGACCACGGTGGAGTTGGGGCTAGAAGCATCtgccttctctgagccttggACCAATTACTaatcctctctctgcctccatttcctcgtTTGTGAATTGGGAATCTTAACACACATCCTCTGACTTCACAGAATGACTTAAAAGGATTATGTGCAATAAAATGAGCATGGTGAGAGGAAAGAGCAGGtgaggtttttaatttttcttcatcctTACATAAGCCACAGGACCCAGCCAGACCGCAATTCTTGCTCTGAGAAAGGGTTCAAGGTACTACAAGATTATTTCTTTAGTTGAACAATGCTtgtaaactatttcaaaattaaaatctccCTAATGAGGCTAGATATCAAGAAATGTTTTGTGTttgattatgaaatatttcaaatgtatgAAAAAAAAACTGTGTAATGAAACCCATGTATCCACTGCCTGGATTAATGACTGTTAACATATTGTCATGATTAgctctttttttgtgttgttttttttttcctgaagcaaTTTATAGACATCATGTCATTTCACCCCTTAACACTTCAATCTACGTAtcttaaatacatatattttgtgaGTCACCTAAAAATACATAagtaatttattaatattatcaaatatcCTATCCTAATTCTTATTTCCCCATTTTCTTCAAGAATATCTTTTTTTTACAGTTGGTTTGTTTAAACCAGGATCCAGTTAAGGTCCATATGATGCATTTGTGTCTTTTGTCCCTTAAGTCTCTTTCATTGAGAGCAGTTCTCTCCCCACTTAATTTTCATGGCATTGATGATGAAAAACCTGGGTCAGTCATCCTATAGGATGTCCCGTATTTGTCTGTTAGCTTTCTACAGGTGGCCTTGACATTGTCCCCCTAGTCCTGTGTTTCCTGTAAACTGAAAGTTAAACCTAAAGGCTTGATCAGATTCGGGTTGTACATTTGAGGCTAAAACAGTTCAGAGGTGACGCCATGTACTCATACTGAGTCACATTAGGAGGCAAGATGTCAGGTGGTCTCCTTCTGTCTGTGATGCTGTTTGGTCTGTGCGTTCAGGTAGTGGCAGCCTGCTGCCTCATTATGAAGCCAGtagcctggggaggggcaggcggGTGTCAAGGAGTTCATTCCAAAAGCCTGCCCCAGGCTCTTGAACAGCATCTTGGCTCTGAACTGAACCTCTTCCCtgtctttctcccacccccacccccaccctcaccctgcAGGACAGGTCGTGGGCCTCTACTCCCGCTTTGATGTGATTGTAAGTGTCTGTGGGGATTGGAAGCGTCTGTAAGTGTCTGGGGATGCCGCAGGGATACTGGGTTTGAGGATCGATGGGACTTGTATCTCTGGATCAGAGCGGCCATTACAAGTGTACAGGGGGGCATACGTGTGGGCCTGGAGCTTGGCTGAGGTGGTGACTAAGAGTGGTacttccctccctgccccagcacCTGGCTGCCCAGCAAACCTACAACCACCTAGACATAAGTGTGGGAGAAGCACTGAAGCAGAGGACATTGTGTCTGGAAGGGGTCCTTTCCTGCCAGCCCCATGAGAGCTTGGGGGAAGTCATCGACCGGATTGCCCGGGAGCAGGTACCCAGTGTCCTTTAAGGCATGCTCCCAACATGCATGGCCCAGTCTTTCTTGTAAGCACCTCCACCTCTCCCTCTACATCAGGCACTTGCCCTGTCCTCCCACTTCCAAGCTCTTGGTATCTGCACTGGTCTGCAACTGGTCCTGTTGATGGGGCCCTGGTGCCAAGGGCCAAAGCCAGCCGACCACGATAGAATGGCCCGAGCCACTCCTAACTGGTTTCTAGAAGACTCTCTTGCCGCCCCATTATGTCAAATTGTTTCCCCTGATTCTTGGTGCCAACCTTGTTGGCTGCCATAGCTTCATGACTGTGCCCCCTCACTGACCATCTGTGGACCCACAGGTACACCGGCTGGTGCTAGTGGATGAGAGCCAACATCTCCTGGGTGTGGTGTCCCTCTCTGACATCCTGCAGGCTCTGGTGCTCAGCCCTGCTGGCATCGATGCCCTCAGCGCCTGAGAATATCTGAGTCCTCACTCCCAGACCACCTTCCACCTGTGGAAGTCAATGAAGGGAGCCGGGGGACTCAGCCTTCGTCTTCTCCCACCCCCATTGGCTGGTTTGGTTCTAGTTCAGGTAGGCTCTGCCTTGGACCATTGGCCTCAGCACCAGCCCCCGGGGCTTTCTGGGCTCCCAGATCTCAGATTGGGGCTTCCTGAGGATGAGAGTGGCTCAGCTCACAGCTGAGCAGCCCCATGAACACTGCAAGTGTCAGGACTCACTGTGGGGCTCCCACTTTGTCCCGTTCTCAGCTGAGGTCATGGGGGCCCTCATGAGAGGGTGGACAGGGGCTGAGGTCAAGTTAAGGGCAGTGATGTGAATTCAGGTGCTCTGGAGAGGTTGACCCGCCCTCTCGCAATTCCATTCCCACCTGCGTGGAATTCTACTAGGGGGAAGCAAGCAAGAAACCTTTGTTGAATGGAATTCCCCTCTCAGAACTAAGAGAGCTCCTATCTAAGCACTTATCTCAATAAATTTGACAGGATCTCAGACTCTTTCCTGGTAGCACATTTTCAAGGGGCTTGCAAAAAGGGGGGGCACACAGATTCCACCCACTTGGCAGTGGGTGGCAAGACTTAGCCTCCCCTATTTGAAAGGCAACCTCCCTCCTGACTTAGGCACTGtctccccttctctcttcctcacaGGCTTCTCCAGCCCTCACTAATTGTCCTTGCCTTGTCTGTGCTCCCGGAAGCCCTCGGGAATGCCCAGGGTATCATGGGATGGTGAAATTAAGGGGAACAGCTGCATCAAGCCTGGAGATCTCCGAACCAGAGGCACTGGGATTACCCCAGCACCTGGGTCGTGACAGGCCCCACTGGGGCAATGAGCCTGTGGGTTCCGTCAGGGGCTCCGGATTCCTTGGCTTCTGGACCACCTGCTGTTCAGGCCCCCAGCTCCTGGGAGCCCCAGCTGGTCTTGCCCCACAGGAACTGTCTTAGTGGTTTCCCACAACTCTGCTCCCGCCCTCCTGCTTGCCCAGGATTGCCGTTCCTGGGCTGCAGGGGATCATCATGGAGCAGCAGTTATTTGCAGAGCTGCTTGTTGGAATGAGGTCCTCCCTCCATTTTTGTCCTTAGCTCTCACCAGTGAACAGGGTTCTCAGTCCCCAACGATGGCTCTGTATTTGGATCACTGAAGATGAATgattgagaaaagaaaaagaaaaagaataacccATGAACTTACATTTTATAAGTTTCACTCAGAAAAATGCTAGTCATTTGACCTGAACTGTGGCCAAGACCCCCGTGCTTTCTGAATTCAAAGGCAAGAAAGCAGACCTTTAATTGACGAACGTTGCAAGGGAGCTTTCTTTTGCACACAGAGAGTTAATCCACCAAAATgtctttttcatcttttatttgtaacaaaatcataaagaaaaattaattagctATTTACACAGTTGGTACAACTCAGTCCACAAACTCTAATCTGCAAGAAACATaactttatttttctaacattGAGCATAGTTTCTGTTAGGAACCCCATTTCACCAGGTGGTAGAAATTAGTCTCAGTCAATCAGGCTTTAAATAGTATAACTTTGTTCCTTAGTCATCCTCACCCATCCATGCCAACACCTGTTAAAACATCCCATTCCCATCTGTTTGTCATTTGGTTGGTCATTAGTGGGCACGGCACCTGCTCCGTGCTTCCTCACTCCCTACCATGAGCCTCTTTGAGCCTGCCTGCTCCCAGGCATGAGGATATCCTAGCTCCTGGCCCTGCACCCACTCTGGGCTTTAGGAAGCTCTGTGGGGCTGTCCCAAGCCCGTCTGCTGACAGGGACAGCAAGTGGTCTGTTCTACTCTGCATTTTGCTGTTTTCCCAGCCTCTACCCAAACAACAGGGGACCCAGGCTCTTCTAACCTTATCACCTCCAAACTTCTGTGGAGGATTTGTCATTCTCCCCCCTCCCTTCAGCCATAGCTCCCATCTCAGGGACCCCAGAAATGTCTCCCCTACCCCCACCAGCCTGTGGGATCTCTACCCAGTGGTGAAAAAGAGGGCCTTTTCCTCTAACCCATCAGCCACTGTATGTGTCCTGAGCGCTTGCCACCAACCTTGAGGGTCAGGCCTTTGAAATTTCAAAGTGAAGACTGGGCTTCTGTTGTGTCGCCCGTCCCCTGTGGCAATGGACACTACAAGTCTGCTCACCAGTGGGCAGAGAGTAGGTcagtatttctaaaataattattcCACCCCATTTACCTGACACAGCAACAGAGGGGACACATCTGTGTTATGGGTCAGACAGCAAATGAAGGCATTTTCTCACAGACACTCAGCATCTTTCCGATTTTGCCATAACCCATGGGCCAGTGCTGGCTCTCTGCTGTTCCTACCTGGCAAGGTCCCAAGTCTTGAGCTCAAGtggaggatggggtgggggtacTCTCTGGGCACGTCTCCAGTGACAGTGTCCGTGGGGGGCCCGGGGCAGGCTGCCCCCAGCTGTGACTGGCTCCAGGGAACATGCAGCGGGATCCGTTTTCTGAGGCAGAGCCTGGGTTATTCTGCGTGTGCAAAACTTCAGAGGTCATCACTCGGTCTTCAGGAGGAAAGGGCAGCCTTAGCGAGGCACCTTTGAGAGTTAATCGGTCTCTACCCTCCTGGGGCTGCTATTCTTAGGACCCAGCAGTCTTCCCCCTTAGGTCCTTCTGTAAGGAACCATGTCACCTCCCTGCCTCAGACCTCCACCTCTGATCACAGCTCCACACCCAGCTCCTGACCAGCCCTCTGACATCATGGCTGCTACAAGAAAGGCAAAGGTTTCCATGGGAACTGCAGCTCTTGTGCCTGGCTCGGAATAAAAGTGAGACGTCTATCGCCTCTGTTCATACATGAACCTGGGGCCGCCTGAGTTTTCCAGGAGCCATTGCCTTCCTGTCCCCAACTCTTCCCCTAACCTCAGAGGCCCCTGTGAGATTCTGTAGCCTGCCAGCCAGACTCCCATAGACTCCCCTCTTTACCCTGTCTCCCCGCTCACACCGTCACACTGGTTCTCAACcttggatgtgtgacaggatcaCCTGGGAAGCTTTATAAAATGCATATTCCAGGGTCCCATTCCTAGAGATACTAATCCTGATGGGGGGGTGGGACTTAGGCCACCGTTCATTTACTGTAGAAACTAGAGGCTTATGATTAATAACATGTAATGAGCATGATGGTGTGCTGCTGAGAAATAAAGATGCTTCATTTTCATAATTAGTAAAATCATTTTATTGGGTCTATCTTATTTATTATGATCATTTACAAGAAGTGCTGGCTGAGTAGTGGCATGATAAAGAAGATAAACGATTTGTTAGCATCCTCACTGCCCTTCTAAACATCCTTACATGCAGAATTCAGTACAATCTCATGTATGCCCATTCCATCATGACAAGTGTCTTCATGTGGTTACCATGCATATTAGAACTGGAATCATAAATAATAACCTGGAAACAAACTCATATTACCAAGACAAAATACACTCAGAGCTAAAATTTCTATAGAACATGAGCATGTCAGAAAGCATTGGACACTCTTATTTTATTCCTGGGAGTGCTGCATAGTTGTTCAAGAAGATGAGGTATTTTCTTCAAGTCTTACTCAAAAATATGGATCCTGATTTGGCCAACGAATTCAAATTAGGTGCAATAGGTAGTGAGATGTGCACATTCTTTTCAGTTAAATGTTTTAATatctactgtcttgccaatgggtttcagccccaggcaagttcactatggattcaaggtgaccaaagaaatgacagcagaacgttcttggggtgaaagggtttatactcaactttatttccacagtggcaggtcagtcactagaatcccattcactcagagtgagtctgcatgcagcaagcttgtctctgcctctgggcttctctgcccacacagcagtcctctgggcctctgtcctcagcgctgccatgactccaacctctgctctcctgcagccttataGCCGTGCCAccctgtcgcccagagcactgggcagagctctttatgtagggTCAATAGcagcgtattgcccacatgtgtgtaatgagctagccaaccagggccaggtgaaaatcctggccacagaaattttcattttatccacactact encodes:
- the PRKAG3 gene encoding 5'-AMP-activated protein kinase subunit gamma-3 isoform X5, producing the protein MEPELEHTLHRTPSWSSLGGLEHQASATSPSTDDLELGLKLPGTGAWGCELGLVEEKPAPCPCPSPQALFPRLGWDDELQKPGAQVYMHFMQEHTCYDAMATSSKLVIFDTTLEIKKAFFALVANGIRAAPLWDSKKQSFVGMLTITDFILVLHRYYRSPLVQIYEIEEHKIETWREIYLQGCFKPLVSISPNNSLFEAVYSLIKNRIHRLPVLDPVSGAVLHILTHKRLLKFLHIFGALLPQPSFLSRTIQDLGIGTFRDLAVVLDTAPILTALDIFVDRRVSALPVINEAGQVVGLYSRFDVIHLAAQQTYNHLDISVGEALKQRTLCLEGVLSCQPHESLGEVIDRIAREQVHRLVLVDESQHLLGVVSLSDILQALVLSPAGIDALSA
- the PRKAG3 gene encoding 5'-AMP-activated protein kinase subunit gamma-3 isoform X3, producing MPTSPERSHGKERAKAPRWTRQEAVEERELQGLGEASATSPSTDDLELGLKLPGTGAWGCELGLVEEKPAPCPCPSPQALFPRLGWDDELQKPGAQVYMHFMQEHTCYDAMATSSKLVIFDTTLEIKKAFFALVANGIRAAPLWDSKKQSFVGMLTITDFILVLHRYYRSPLVQIYEIEEHKIETWREIYLQGCFKPLVSISPNNSLFEAVYSLIKNRIHRLPVLDPVSGAVLHILTHKRLLKFLHIFGALLPQPSFLSRTIQDLGIGTFRDLAVVLDTAPILTALDIFVDRRVSALPVINEAGQVVGLYSRFDVIHLAAQQTYNHLDISVGEALKQRTLCLEGVLSCQPHESLGEVIDRIAREQVHRLVLVDESQHLLGVVSLSDILQALVLSPAGIDALSA
- the PRKAG3 gene encoding 5'-AMP-activated protein kinase subunit gamma-3 isoform X7: MHVPHPGAALGDWSIKALFPRLGWDDELQKPGAQVYMHFMQEHTCYDAMATSSKLVIFDTTLEIKKAFFALVANGIRAAPLWDSKKQSFVGMLTITDFILVLHRYYRSPLVQIYEIEEHKIETWREIYLQGCFKPLVSISPNNSLFEAVYSLIKNRIHRLPVLDPVSGAVLHILTHKRLLKFLHIFGALLPQPSFLSRTIQDLGIGTFRDLAVVLDTAPILTALDIFVDRRVSALPVINEAGQVVGLYSRFDVIHLAAQQTYNHLDISVGEALKQRTLCLEGVLSCQPHESLGEVIDRIAREQVHRLVLVDESQHLLGVVSLSDILQALVLSPAGIDALSA
- the PRKAG3 gene encoding 5'-AMP-activated protein kinase subunit gamma-3 isoform X1, whose amino-acid sequence is MEPELEHTLHRTPSWSSLGGLEHQEVSFLEQGDSTSWPSPAMPTSPERSHGKERAKAPRWTRQEAVEERELQGLGEASATSPSTDDLELGLKLPGTGAWGCELGLVEEKPAPCPCPSPQALFPRLGWDDELQKPGAQVYMHFMQEHTCYDAMATSSKLVIFDTTLEIKKAFFALVANGIRAAPLWDSKKQSFVGMLTITDFILVLHRYYRSPLVQIYEIEEHKIETWREIYLQGCFKPLVSISPNNSLFEAVYSLIKNRIHRLPVLDPVSGAVLHILTHKRLLKFLHIFGALLPQPSFLSRTIQDLGIGTFRDLAVVLDTAPILTALDIFVDRRVSALPVINEAGQVVGLYSRFDVIHLAAQQTYNHLDISVGEALKQRTLCLEGVLSCQPHESLGEVIDRIAREQVHRLVLVDESQHLLGVVSLSDILQALVLSPAGIDALSA
- the PRKAG3 gene encoding 5'-AMP-activated protein kinase subunit gamma-3 isoform X2, producing MHVPHPGAALGDWSIKAPFPLPEVSFLEQGDSTSWPSPAMPTSPERSHGKERAKAPRWTRQEAVEERELQGLGEASATSPSTDDLELGLKLPGTGAWGCELGLVEEKPAPCPCPSPQALFPRLGWDDELQKPGAQVYMHFMQEHTCYDAMATSSKLVIFDTTLEIKKAFFALVANGIRAAPLWDSKKQSFVGMLTITDFILVLHRYYRSPLVQIYEIEEHKIETWREIYLQGCFKPLVSISPNNSLFEAVYSLIKNRIHRLPVLDPVSGAVLHILTHKRLLKFLHIFGALLPQPSFLSRTIQDLGIGTFRDLAVVLDTAPILTALDIFVDRRVSALPVINEAGQVVGLYSRFDVIHLAAQQTYNHLDISVGEALKQRTLCLEGVLSCQPHESLGEVIDRIAREQVHRLVLVDESQHLLGVVSLSDILQALVLSPAGIDALSA
- the PRKAG3 gene encoding 5'-AMP-activated protein kinase subunit gamma-3 isoform X4; translation: MEPELEHTLHRTPSWSSLGGLEHQEVSFLEQGDSTSWPSPAMPTSPERSHGKERAKAPRWTRQEAVEERELQGLGEGEALFPRLGWDDELQKPGAQVYMHFMQEHTCYDAMATSSKLVIFDTTLEIKKAFFALVANGIRAAPLWDSKKQSFVGMLTITDFILVLHRYYRSPLVQIYEIEEHKIETWREIYLQGCFKPLVSISPNNSLFEAVYSLIKNRIHRLPVLDPVSGAVLHILTHKRLLKFLHIFGALLPQPSFLSRTIQDLGIGTFRDLAVVLDTAPILTALDIFVDRRVSALPVINEAGQVVGLYSRFDVIHLAAQQTYNHLDISVGEALKQRTLCLEGVLSCQPHESLGEVIDRIAREQVHRLVLVDESQHLLGVVSLSDILQALVLSPAGIDALSA
- the PRKAG3 gene encoding 5'-AMP-activated protein kinase subunit gamma-3 isoform X6 codes for the protein MGKRGPRPQDGQGRRLWRKGSFKAWGKALFPRLGWDDELQKPGAQVYMHFMQEHTCYDAMATSSKLVIFDTTLEIKKAFFALVANGIRAAPLWDSKKQSFVGMLTITDFILVLHRYYRSPLVQIYEIEEHKIETWREIYLQGCFKPLVSISPNNSLFEAVYSLIKNRIHRLPVLDPVSGAVLHILTHKRLLKFLHIFGALLPQPSFLSRTIQDLGIGTFRDLAVVLDTAPILTALDIFVDRRVSALPVINEAGQVVGLYSRFDVIHLAAQQTYNHLDISVGEALKQRTLCLEGVLSCQPHESLGEVIDRIAREQVHRLVLVDESQHLLGVVSLSDILQALVLSPAGIDALSA